The following is a genomic window from Pseudomonas purpurea.
GTGTTGTTGGCGCAACGCGAAGGCGCCGAGGTGCTGAGTGAACAGAACCTGATGTGCGCTCGCAATGAAGACCTGTGCCAGCTCGACGAACCGCTCGTCGATGGCGATGAAGTGGCGTTTTTCCCCACGGTCACCGGAGGCTGAAATGGCGGTTCGCGTGCAGTCCACGGCGTTCGATCCGGGCGCTGAAGTCAATGCGATGCACGCGGCGAATGCCGGTGTCGGCGCGGTGGTGAGTTTTGTCGGCTACGTGCGCGACTTCAATGACGGCCTCGACGTCGCCGGGATGTTTCTGGAACATTACCCGGGCATGACCGAAAAGGCCCTCGGCAAAATCGCCGTTGAGGCCGAACAGCGCTGGCCGCTGCTCAAACTCGAAGTTCTGCACCGCATCGGTGCCCTCGAACCCGGCGAGCCGATTGTCTTCGTCGGCGCCGCCAGCGCCCATCGTCAGGCAGCTTTCGATGCGTGCGCCTTTGTCATGGATTACCTGAAAACCCGTGCGCCGTTCTGGAAAAAAGAAACCACCGCCGATGGCCCGCGCTGGGTTGAAGGGCGGGCCAGTGATCATGTGGCAGCGGATCGCTGGAAGAATTAATTAGCCTGCTGTTTCTTTGTTGGCTGTCCGTCCGTCCGTCATCGTCGGAACACTCAATGTCTTCCTGATTTCTCTCCCGACCAGAGGCTGGAAGAACTGCGTGCGGTCGATTGACGGAAAATACATTAAAGTCCAGTATGGAATTATAAGTACAAGACAGCCACTTGCTTGCAACTGATCTTCTCCTGCCAAACCAACAACAACCTGCGAGAGAACGAATATGAAAAAACTCCCCCTTGTCACTGGCCTGGCCTTGAGTCTGTTGGCGTGCAGCAGCCTGTTCGCCGCCGAGAAAACCCTGCGTATTGGCATCGAAGCGGCCTATCCACCGTTTGCCTCCAAGACTTCGGATGGAAAAATCACCGGTTTCGACTATGACATCGGCAATGCGCTATGCGCGCAGATGAAGGTCAAGTGCGAGTGGGTCGAGGGTGAGTTCGACGGTCTGATTCCTTCCCTCAAGGTGAAGAAAATCGACGCAGCGCTGTCGTCCATGACCATCAACGAAGACCGCAAAAAGTCGGTGGACTTCACCCATAAGTACTACTTCACTTCGTCGCGGCTGGTGATGAAGGACGGCGCGGTGGTGGATGATCAGTACGCCAGCCTCAAGGGCAAAACCATTGGCGTGCAGCGGGCGACCACCACGGATCGCTATGCCTCGGAAGTCTTCGAACCCAAAGGCGTCGTCATCAAGCGGTACAGCAACAACGAAGAGATTTACATGGACCTGGCGGCCGGGCGTCTGGATGCGATTTTTGCCGACACCATTCCGCTGGCTGACTTTCTGTCGATGCCGCGAGGCAAGGGTTACGCCTTTGTCGGGCCGGAACTGAAGGACCCGAAGTACGTCGGTGAAGGCGCCGGGATTGCTGTGCGCAAGGGCAATGCCGAATTGGTTGCCGAACTGAACAAGGCCATCGACGGGATTCGGGCCGATGGCGAATACCAGAAGATTTCAGACAAGTACTTCAAGTCGGATATCTACGGCGATTGATGATGACTTGTGGCGAGGGAGCTTGCTCCCGCTGGGGCGCGAAGCGGCCCTGAACTCAGGCGATGCGCTCTGCCAGATGCAAAGCGCTTGCCGGGTTCACGACCGCTTCGCAGCCGAGCGGGAGCAAGCTCCCTCGCCACAAAGGTCAGTATCAGCCCTTCAATTCCTTCAAATGCTTGTACACCGTCGCCCGCCCCATATTCAGTACATTGGCCACATAGTTGGAGGCGCTTTTGCCCTTGAAGGCGCCTTCGGCGTGCAGCGCCAGCACCAGTTCGCGTTTGTGTTCGCGGGTCAGCACATTCAGGCCCAATTGCCGTTCGCGCAACCAGTTGTGCAGGAAGGTGTTGATCCGTTCCTGCCAGTCATCGCGAAACAAGGCATCCGGTTGCGGGATCAGTTTGCTCGGCGAGAGAAACAGGTCCAGTGCAGCCTTGGCGTTTTCGAACAATGAAATGTTCAGGTTGATGCACAACATTGCGATCGGCAGGCCGTCGTTGTCGCGTAAGACGCTGCTGAGGCTGCGAATCTTCTGACCGTCCCAGTTGAGTTTTTCGTAGGGGCCGATATTCCGCTCAAGGGTGCCTTCGCTGAGCATGTCCTCAAGGGCGGCGTCATCGCCGACTTCCCGCTTGGAAATGTTGTTGGCGATGTAATCGATTTTCTGTGTACGCAGGTCGTGCAGCACCACCTCGGCGTGGGGGAAAAACAGCGTGGCGATGGCATCGGCGATCGCACGGAAGTTATCCAATGCAGGGTCTTGAGGAGGTGGGGGCATCGGTGGAGCTCCAGGCAGTCAGCGCCCTGTAGGAAAGGGCGCTGCGAGTGTGCCGCAATCGAGGCAAGTCGTCATCCGGGTCAGGCATTAACCCAGGCGGGCAGGGGAGAGCATGTCGCTCGACAGGCCAAACCCGGCGAGGTGTTCAGGCAAGGCCTCGCCGCGAACCAGCGCCGCACTGGCCTGGCCCATGGCGGGCGACGTCTGGATGCCATAACCACCCTGGGCCGCGACCCAGAACAGCCCTGGCACCTGCGGA
Proteins encoded in this region:
- a CDS encoding MoaD/ThiS family protein, which gives rise to MKLTVKFFARYREALGVDALSVEGDFATVDDVRVLLAQREGAEVLSEQNLMCARNEDLCQLDEPLVDGDEVAFFPTVTGG
- a CDS encoding PAS domain-containing protein; the protein is MPPPPQDPALDNFRAIADAIATLFFPHAEVVLHDLRTQKIDYIANNISKREVGDDAALEDMLSEGTLERNIGPYEKLNWDGQKIRSLSSVLRDNDGLPIAMLCINLNISLFENAKAALDLFLSPSKLIPQPDALFRDDWQERINTFLHNWLRERQLGLNVLTREHKRELVLALHAEGAFKGKSASNYVANVLNMGRATVYKHLKELKG
- a CDS encoding ABC transporter substrate-binding protein; translated protein: MKKLPLVTGLALSLLACSSLFAAEKTLRIGIEAAYPPFASKTSDGKITGFDYDIGNALCAQMKVKCEWVEGEFDGLIPSLKVKKIDAALSSMTINEDRKKSVDFTHKYYFTSSRLVMKDGAVVDDQYASLKGKTIGVQRATTTDRYASEVFEPKGVVIKRYSNNEEIYMDLAAGRLDAIFADTIPLADFLSMPRGKGYAFVGPELKDPKYVGEGAGIAVRKGNAELVAELNKAIDGIRADGEYQKISDKYFKSDIYGD
- the moaE gene encoding molybdopterin synthase catalytic subunit MoaE; this translates as MAVRVQSTAFDPGAEVNAMHAANAGVGAVVSFVGYVRDFNDGLDVAGMFLEHYPGMTEKALGKIAVEAEQRWPLLKLEVLHRIGALEPGEPIVFVGAASAHRQAAFDACAFVMDYLKTRAPFWKKETTADGPRWVEGRASDHVAADRWKN